Proteins encoded within one genomic window of Triticum aestivum cultivar Chinese Spring chromosome 2D, IWGSC CS RefSeq v2.1, whole genome shotgun sequence:
- the LOC123051045 gene encoding scopoletin glucosyltransferase-like produces MAPAEDGQQPPLHMLFAARGVRCTILTTPVQASIIRSIVDLSSPPIDIAVVPFPDVGLLPGTQSGSGGDHGKLQQAARQLREPFRQFLADHHVEIDAVVSDSFFPWSLDVTAEYGVPRLAFLGTSMFARCCAESMLRNDNPDDDDDDDEGDPNAVLSVPGMPHHVELRRSQLMRHPDQLTFVKGIYAADQKSYGELVNSFHELELGYVEHYRTTLRRRAWLVGPVALASGSKDEASRGTDVLSPDADGCIPWLDAKPAGSVVYVAFGTLASFSPEQLRELARGLDLSGKNFVWVISGADAASSDIWMPEGFPTASRGYIIRGWAQQVLILNHPAVGDFLTHCGWNSTLEAVSAGVPMVTWPRHADQFFNEKLVVDVLEVGVSVGAKDYGSSMETHRVIGAEVIAGAVGTLMEVQGDAMRSRARDLGIKARSAVEKGGSSYGDAGQLVDELMARRSRQPGGGR; encoded by the coding sequence ATGGCGCCTGCCGAGGACGGCCAGCAGCCGCCGCTTCACATGCTCTTCGCGGCTCGCGGCGTCCGGTGCACCATCCTCACCACGCCCGTGCAAGCCTCCATCATCCGCTCCATCGTCGACCTCTCTTCCCCACCAATCGACATCGCTGTCGTGCCTTTCCCTGACGTCGGTCTCCTGCCGGGCACCCAGAGCGGCTCCGGTGGTGACCATGGCAAGCTCCAGCAGGCGGCGCGGCAGCTCCGGGAGCCCTTCCGGCAGTTCCTCGCCGACCACCACGTCGAGATCGACGCCGTGGTCTCCGATAGCTTCTTCCCCTGGTCGCTGGACGTCACGGCCGAGTATGGCGTCCCGCGCCTAGCGTTCCTCGGCACCAGCATGTTCGCCCGGTGCTGCGCCGAAAGCATGCTGCGGAACGACAaccccgacgacgacgacgacgacgacgagggtgaTCCCAACGCCGTATTATCCGTGCCCGGGATGCCGCACCACGTGGAGCTGAGGCGGAGCCAGTTGATGAGGCACCCCGACCAGTTGACGTTTGTCAAGGGCATCTACGCCGCTGACCAGAAAAGCTACGGCGAGCTGGTCAACAGCTTCCACGAGCTCGAGCTGGGCTACGTGGAGCACTACCGCACGACGCTCCGCCGCCGCGCGTGGCTCGTCGGGCCGGTCGCGCTCGCCAGCGGCAGCAAGGACGAGGCGTCCAGAGGCACCGACGTGCTCTCGCCGGACGCAGACGGCTGCATCCCCTGGCTCGACGCCAAGCCGGCTGGATCGGTAGTGTACGTCGCCTTCGGCACGCTAGCCAGCTTCTCGCCAGAGCAGCTCCGGGAGCTCGCCCGCGGCCTCGACCTCTCCGGCAAGAACTTCGTGTGGGTCATCTCCGGCGCCGACGCAGCATCGTCGGACATATGGATGCCGGAAGGCTTCCCAACGGCTTCCCGTGGTTACATCATCCGCGGCTGGGCGCAACAGGTACTCATCTTAAACCACCCAGCCGTCGGCGACTTCCTGACGCACTGTGGGTGGAACTCGACGCTGGAGGCGGTGAGCGCCGGCGTGCCGATGGTGACGTGGCCGCGCCACGCCGACCAGTTCTTCAACGAGAAGCTGGTCGTGGACGTGCTCGAGGTCGGCGTCAGCGTCGGCGCCAAGGACTACGGGTCGTCCATGGAGACCCATCGGGTGATCGGCGCCGAGGTGATCGCCGGCGCCGTCGGGACATTGATGGAGGTCCAAGGCGACGCGATGCGAAGCAGGGCGAGGGACCTCGGAATAAAAGCGAGGAGCGCGGTGGAGAAGGGTGGATCATCGTACGGTGATGCTGGACAGCTGGTGGATGAGCTCATGGCTCGCCGGAGTCGGCAACCGGGTGGTGGACGGTGA